In a genomic window of Erigeron canadensis isolate Cc75 chromosome 5, C_canadensis_v1, whole genome shotgun sequence:
- the LOC122601655 gene encoding probable receptor-like protein kinase At2g39360, giving the protein MVAIERLDRKHGHGDAEFWKEITMLSELQHKNLATLLRFCSEDKERILAYKHASHGSLDRHLGDPKLTWTQCLEICIGAASGIAYLHDPREMQHTVLHRDVKSSNILLDDNWIAIVSDFGLSKSGSENQPHSLCCVYDKNDQRKVLVYQWRKCYVENRLGDIIFPDLKEQIGQESLLTFSAIAYQCLDRDLKKRPKMVEIMKELETALHQQDTSQHQAIVAKTPISYKFMDEFHHLTIPLEEVKRAADNFSEEFAIGFSGFGQVYTGLNLSAVGNREVAIKRLDPRYGQGEAEFWKEVIMLSRYKHENLISLLKVCNEHGESILVFEYASLRSLDYHLDSSDLTWIQRMKLCVGVARAVDYLHGPSETKVGVVHQDIKSSSILLNDKWIVKLSGFGMSKVVTGNELQVHPISDDIVGTPGYRDPAYIETGILSKESDVYSLGVVLFEVLCGRSCWEYVNGQMKILVPTWRKSYDEQRFDDIIFPDLKGQMYSGSLDTFSSIAYQCVRKDPQARPTIAKVMKELEIALQQQEHFEDMMSIEKLVVSKSPISSTSNNQPLMQFPEGALVGDGNTVLQYFVFHLTVAFEA; this is encoded by the exons ATGGTAGCCATTGAACGCTTAGATCGTAAACATGGACACGGGGATGCAGAGTTTTGGAAGGAAATCACAATGCTTTCTGAGTTACAACATAAAAATTTGGCCACTCTCTTACGTTTTTGCAGTGAAGATAAAGAGAGAATCCTTGCATACAAGCATGCATCTCATGGGAGTCTTGATCGCCATCTAGGTGACCCCAAGCTCACTTGGACCCAATGCCTCGAGATATGTATTGGGGCTGCAAGTGGAATTGCCTATCTTCATGATCCAAGGGAGATGCAACACACGGTTCTTCATCGAGATGTCAAAAGCTCAAATATCCTTTTGGATGATAATTGGATCGCAATAGTTTCTGATTTTGGTCTATCAAAAAGTGGTTCCGAGAACCAACCACATTC ATTATGCTGTGTATATGATAAGAATGATCAGCGCAAAGTTTTGGTGTATCAGTGGAGAAAATGTTACGTTGAAAATAGACTAGGCGATATTATTTTTCCTGATCTAAAGGAACAAATTGGCCAGGAGTCTTTGTTGACATTTTCAGCCATCGCATATCAATGTTTAGATAGAGATCTCAAAAAGAGACCAAAAATGGTAGAGATCATGAAAGAACTTGAGACTGCACTTCATCAACAA gATACTTCTCAACATCAAGCCATTGTAGCCAAGACACCGATTTCCTACAAATTCATGGATGAGTTTCATCACCTCACAATCCCTTTAGAAGAGGTAAAGCGTGCCGCCGACAACTTTTCTGAGGAGTTTGCTATCGGGTTTAGTGGGTTTGGACAAGTATACACAGGACTCAATCTATCTGCAGTGGGAAACAGAGAAGTCGCTATTAAGAGATTAGATCCTAGATATGGGCAAGGGGAAGCTGAGTTTTGGAAAGAGGTCATAATGCTTTCCAGATACAAACATGAAAATCTCATTTCTCTTCTAAAAGTTTGCAACGAACATGGTGAGTCGATCTTAGTATTTGAGTATGCATCTCTTAGGAGCCTTGATTACCATCTAGATAGCTCTGATCTCACATGGATCCAACGCATGAAGCTATGTGTTGGGGTAGCTCGTGCAGTGGACTACCTTCATGGTCCTTCAGAGACAAAAGTAGGAGTTGTACACCAAGACATTAAAAGCTCAAGTATACTTTTGAATGATAAATGGATTGTTAAACTTTCTGGCTTTGGAATGTCAAAAGTTGTCACGGGTAACGAACTACAAGTTCATCCCATCTCTGATGATATTGTTGGTACTCCTGGGTATCGTGATCCTGCATATATTGAGACCGGCATCCTATCAAAAGAGTCTGATGTGTACTCTCTTGGAGTGGTGTTGTTTGAAGTGCTATGTGGAAGAAGTTGCTGGGAATATGTTAATGGGCAAATGAAAATCTTAGTGCCTACATGGAGAAAAAGCTATGATGAGCAGAgatttgatgatattatatttccTGATCTAAAGGGACAAATGTACTCGGGTTCTTTGGATACATTTTCATCCATTGCTTATCAATGCGTGAGGAAAGATCCTCAAGCGCGACCAACCATAGCCAAGGTCATGAAAGAACTCGAGATAGCACTTCAACAACAA GAGCATTTTGAAGATATGATGAGTATAGAGAAGCTTGTGGTATCTAAATCTCCAATATCAAGCACATCCAATAACCAACCTCTCATGCAATTTCCTGAAGGAGCTCTTGTTGGAGATGGCAATACG GTATTACAGTACTTTGTATTTCACTTGACAGTGGCTTTCGAAGCATAA